DNA from Helcococcus ovis:
AAAAAAGCCGGTGCAGTCCTAAGACTACACCGACCATAAGTTTATCTCTCAGCTTCTTTGCTTGCTTCTTTCTTTTCTTTAGGCTTTTCCTTATCTTCAGCCTGATATTTTTTGATAGCTCCAAGTACAGATTCTTTCTTTTCTTCTTGTCCTTTCATCTGTTCTTTTGCCTTTAAGAGCTTTGAAGAAAGTATCCTTACATTACTATGCTCCTTGCCATTATCATCAATGGAAGTTCTGATTTGTCCAAAGAGCTTCACAAAATCTCCCTGCTTAAAGTATTTTGGAATATCACCCTTTTCTCCATAAGCGGAACAATTATGATATATCTTGTTACCTTCATCATCTTTGGATACTACGGAAAAATTCGCTACCTTGAAGGCTTCTCCGTTCTTATTTTCCCTTTCAACTACATCAACTTTTCCGACAATATTTCCAACGATATTGACAAGGTTATCTTTCTCTTCTCGAACATAAGGCAGGTCTTTAATCTGCCCCTGTTCCCTTAAATCTTCAATCATATAATCAAATTCCTCATGCAGTAAATTAACGGTGTCATTGTCCATATATGCATCATATAGTTTGTCTAATGCACTTTCATCGTTAATGCCTTTTTCCATACTGATAACCGCCTTAACAAAGTCCTTGTGATTATCACTTACCATATCTTCTATCTGATTTCTCATTGTTTTGTAATCCATGTTTTTTCTCCTTTCATGGTAAAAGAAAGGTTCCCCTCCCTTATCGTACATATTCCTGTTCTTTTGCAGTTTGTTTTTCTTCTGTTTTACTTTCTTCCTGATAGGCTCTTATCTGTCCTAAGATAGATGGTTTATCACCCGTTTTCTGTGTGGCTTCCTCTTTGGTATGCAAATTATCTTCAACATCATAGGTTGACTCAAAATAATCGCTGTCCTTAAAGTCATTGTCATATCTGTCAGCAATTCCATCATTATCAAGGTCTTTAGAAAGTGGATCATAGAAGTTACCTTCATCATCAATTTCAAGTCCCATTGCTTGCTTCAATTCTTCTTCATCTACCGAAACAAAGGTATTAAACTCTCCATTTTCCATTTCAAATTTTATGACATCAAGAGCCTTTTCAACACTTCCATTTTCCTTTACATAATCATAATGACTTACTACAACATCATTTACATATTGAGTTGCTGTATAATTCTCAAGGTCTAACTCAAACTGTATGCCATGTCTTTCATCCGGTGTATCAGTATAAGCAATTCCTATGTGCTTTAAATCAGGATATAGAGCGTCAAACTCATCATAACTATGATTTTCTTCATACTCTCTGTTGCAGAAGTCAATGATGGCTCGTTTTACATCTTCTACAAGGGGATTATCATTTCTCTTTTCTTCCACTTCTCCCATATCAAGGAGCTTATTTAGTTCAGCCAAGCGAAGCACCTTATCCTTTAGTTCATCAGCTTTTTCAAAAGGCTTTTGTAATTCCTCTTTGGCATTTTCAAGTTGTTCTTTTGTGCTGATGAGCTTTTCTTCAAGCCTCTTTAATTTCTCAGGCATTTTCTCAAGAGCATTATCAAGCCTTGTGATATTTCCGTCTGCACTTGTTCCAAGCTCTCCTGAATGCTTTGCAGCACCATTTAAGCTAAAGTTATGAGAATTGGTAAAGAAGTTATAGCTTACCTCTAAATCCATGTTTCTATACTTACCGACAACTTTACTCTCATTGATTTTCACTTTGGAAATTGCTTCAAGCAGCTTTTCTCCAGCTAACTTCTTATCAGTAATCTTTTCTCCGAAAAGGGTAATGGAAGTAAACTTTTCCTCACCTTCCGCTTTAGGTTCAACTTCCGATATATCTTTCTTTACAGCTTCTATTAGCTTTTCTGTTCTTGCAATTTCTTCCGGGTAGTTTTTAGCGACCTTATCCTCTAATCTGTAACGGTTGGACTTATAGTTTGCTTCCAACATCTTCAGCTTCGTAACCTCGTTATCCAAATCCATCTTTTCTTTAATCTTTGGATCACCTGTGGCAAGAGCTTTAATCTCTGCATAGTTAAGTGAACTTTCATCCACATCTTCTGCCACTCTGACAGGTGTTTTACTTGTCATAATCTGAGAAATGAACTTCTGCTTATTCTCTATTGTCTGCCACAAATACGCATCAAAAGTATTCTCTGTTACATAACGATAGATATTCACTTCTTTATTCTCATTTCCCTGCCTTACAATTCTGCCCGCACGCTGCTCAAGGTCGGCAGGACGCCAAGGGACATCAAGGTCGTGTAGTGCAATCAGCTTATTTTGTACATTCGTGCCGGCTCCCATTTTCTGTGTAGAACCGAGTAATATCCTCACATCTCCCTTTCTTACCTTTGCAAAAAGTTCATCCTTTTGCTTGTCTGAGTTTGCTTCATGGATAAAGGCGATTTCTTCTTTTGGTATTCCCATTGCAACGAGTTTTTCTCTAATATCATCATAGATATTAAACTCTCCATCACCTTTCGGTGTGGACATATCAGAGAACAGAAGCTGTGTAGATTTGTTCTCTTTTGTCTTATCCCAAATGGCAAACACATTTTTCACGCAGACATTTACCTTGCTGTCAGGATTATCAGGTAGCAGCGGATTGATTAAACGCTGATCTAAAGCAAGTTTTTTACCGTCATTAGTAATTTTTAGCATATTATCTTCATCAGGCTCTACAACCCTATTTCTCACATCATCAGCTCTTTCAGATAAACTCTTTAGGATTTCCTTTTGCTCCTCACTGGGCAAGGTCTTGATAACCTCATAGTGTGCTTCAGGAGTAGGAAGATTTAACATATCCGCTGTCTGAATATCTGCAACTTCCTTGAACATAGACATAAGCTCCGGAAGATTATAGAACTTGGAAAATCTCGTTTTTACCCTATACCCTGTACCTTCAGGAGATAGTTCAAAGGAGCTTTGCGTTTCTCCAAAAGTGGAAGCCCAAGAGTCAAAATGCTCCAAGTTGTTTTTCTTTAGACTTTCATACTGAAGATAACGCTGCATGGTATAAAGCTCTGTCATAGAATTACTTACAGGTGTTCCTGTTGCAAAGACCACGCCTTTGCCGCCTGTCATTTCATCCATGTAGCGGCATTTCATAAACATATCGGAGGACTTAAAGGCTTCTGACTGTCCGATACCTGCAACATTTCTCATTTTGGTATAGAGATAAAGGTTCTTAAAGCCATGTGCCTCGTCAACAAAGAGCTTATCCACTCCTAATTCCTCAAAGGTAATGACATCATCTTTCTTAAAATCATCGTTTAGTTTCTCAAGCCTTGTTTCCAGTTTTTTCTTTGTCTTTTCGAGCTGTTTCACAGTAAAGTTCTGATTTCTGTCATGCTTGTATTCCTCCACATAGTTTATAATTTCATCAATCTGATCTTGAATATGCTTTTCCTGATATTCCTTACTCATCGGGATCTTTTCAAACTGCGTATGCCCGATTACAACGGCATCATACTCTCCTGTTGCAATTTTGCCGATAAATCTTTTTCTGTTTTTCGGCTCAAAGTCTTTCTTATCTGCAACCATAATGTTAGCTGACGGATATAGCTGCATAAACTCACGACCGATTTGACCCGTTAAGTGATTGGGGACAACAAACAAGGACTTACTGCACATTCCAAGCCTTTTACTTTCCATCGCAGATGCCACCATTTCAAAGGTCTTACCGCTTCCTACTACATGAGCAAGAAGGGTATTTCCTCCATAAAGGCTTCTTGCTATGGCATTTCTTTGATGAGGTCTTAAATCTATTTTCGTATTCATTCCCTCAAAGGAAAGATTACTTCCGTCATACTCACGATTTCGGATAGAGTTAAAACGCTCATTATACAGTTTTACAAGTCTGTTTCTTCTTTCCTGATCGTTAAATATCCAGTTTTTAAATTCTTCTTTTAGAAGCTCCTGCTTTTGCCCTGCAAGCATGGTTTCTTTTTTATTTAGTACAGAAGTTTTAGAGCCGTCCGGATTTACAATCTGGTCAAATACCTTTGTTTCTTTCAGGTTTAAGGCATCTTCAATCAGCTTATACGCATTTACCCTTGATGTACCGTAAGTCATTTCAGCAAGGTCATTTCCTCTATCCCTGCTTTTGCCCTCTACATTCCATTCACTTGTTAGATTTGAAAACTTAACCTTAATATCCCATCTTGCATATCCCGGAGTTTTCAGTGTTTCAAAGATAAACTTTTCAATATCTTTTATCGGTATCCAAGTTGCACCAAGTCTTACATTGATTTCACTTGCTTCAAGCTCCTTTGGTAAAACTTTGGTAAGCTCTGCCTTTTGGTATTCCAATCGGTTCATCTCATAGCTAATCAGCTCTTTTTCTTTGCCATCTTCCGCATAGCCAAGATGAGGCAGCTCTCTTTCCGTTTGTCTCAGCTTAGAAAGATAACTGTCAACAATCGCAATCTTGTCCCTGATATTCCCACTTAAATATTCATCCTTTGTTACATAGCCGTATTTGTAGGAATTACTGCCATTGGCACAGGCAAAAGGCAAATCTCCATCTTCGGGGTTAAAGGATAGAGGTCTATAAAAGTTTTGTTCTTCCCTAATATTTAAGTAGATTTCCCCTCGAAGCTCCTCAATCAAAGTCGGTCTGTCTTTTCCTGTAAGACCTTCCATATAGTCAAAGTCCACATATCCTTTTTCAGATACCGATAAGACAAGGGCTTCTAAAGAAGTATCCACATGATCTATGACTTTAGCCTTTGTAATAGTTCTTTTGGAGAAAATATCTCCCTTTGCCTTAAAGTTTTCTTCTTCATCAAGGATTTCAATGGAGGAAACAAGCGGGAAGTTGCTATCCTCTTTTAAAGCTCTTGTATTGCTTAAATTATTTACAAAGCCATGCTTATTAGAAAAACGGTCATAGACTTCATTTAGTTTTTCCTGTGAAGCCTTGATTTCTTCCTCACTAAAACCTTCTTTCTGCTTGTAAATCACATTTTTTAAGGCAGCATTCAGCTCAAGATAATCCTTGATTTTTTCTTTGTTTTTATCGGTTACTTCCTTTTTGATAAACAGTGAGTTTTCTCTGTAATAGACTTCATCATCAATTAAGGTATAAGAAAAGTTCTTTACATCATCAGTTGCAGGGATAGAAGTGATCTCATCATCAAGTAGCTCTACTTCTTCATACTTGGCATCTTTTGAAATTCTTTCTCCTGCAATCTCGATACGCTCCTTTAACGAAGCCATATTGTTCTCTTGCCCTAAAAAAGCTATCGGTTCACAAGTGAGTGTCTTTCCAAATCTTCCGCTTACCTCACGCATTGTGCCAAGCACTTGTTCAGGATGATCAACAAAGTATTTGTTATATGAAAGTCCATTTTCATCTTCTGCAAGGTGTATCCAATCTTCATCGCGCTCTAATACGCTATCTCTTTTCTTTAGGAAGATAATATCCGAAGTTACTTCTGTGCCGGCAACACCCTTAAAGGTATCATTTGGAAGTCTGATTGCTCCTAAAAATTCGGCTCTTGCTGCAAGATAGCGTCTTACACTTTCGTCTTTTTTATCCATTGTTCCTGAAGATGTAATAAAGGCGATAACACCGCCGTTTCTTACCTTATCAATGGACTTGGCAAAGAAATAATCGTGGATAAGAAAGTTATTACGATTGTATTCCCTGTCATTTACCTTATACTCTCCAAATGGAACATTTCCGATTGCTACATCAAAGAAGTTATTGGAAAAGGAAGTTTCTTCAAGCCCCTTAACCTGTATATCACTTTCAGGATATAAGAGTTTTCCAATACGCCCGCTTACCGAATCAAGTTCCACACCATAAAATTTTGACTTACTCATTTCATCAGGTAGATTACCGATAAAGTTCCCAACACCCATTGACGGTTCAAGGATATTTCCCTGTTTAAATCCCATACCTGAAAGTGTCTTATATATTCCGTCAATGACTGCTTTCGGTGTGTAAAAACTCGTTAGGGTAGATTCTCTTGCAGCTTCATATTCTGATGGCGATAGATTTTCCTTTAAGAAGGCTCTTGCCTCTTTCCACTGTCCATCCTTACTTTCATCAAAGACTTCAGATAATCCACCCCAGCCTACATATTTCGCTAAAATTTCCTGAGCTGTAATATCAAGCTCTCTTTGTCCACTTTCAATGCGACTCAGCATAGAGATGGCTTCAAGGTTATTATTTAACCTTTCACTTGAAGATAACTTGTCCGGGAGCGTTTCTTCCGTAATCTTGAAGTTATGAACTTCTGTTTTCTTTATTTCACTTTCTTTAGCAATAGTTTCAGGCTTTTTATATGTCAGATTTTCAAATACTCTCTCAAGATCGCTTTCAAGACGATAAGGAATTACATCGGAGCCTGTTATCATACCGCCAAGATATTCCATATTATCCTTAACTGTTACCGTCTTTAGGTTATTTCCCATATCATCAAAGCGTGTGATGGTATAGTCTTTATCCTTGTATTTAATTTCATCTCCAACGATAAACGCAGGTCTTTCAGGGCTTACTTGTCTTAATAAATCTTCATTATCCGTAAAGGCTACAATAGGGATTTGATGGTTTCCACTTCTTACAGGATCAAGCCATAAGTCATATCTTCCTGTGATTTGGTTTTTAGAAATCTCCCTTACAGTATATTCTTCATGATTAAAATAGACGGTATCGCCCCCTTTAACTGCAAATTCATCTGAAAGCCTTCCCTTTTCTTCGTTAAGCTCTACCTCTTCCTTTTCCTTCAGATAATCAAATAGCGTTTCCTGAACAGGTGTTGCAGCTACTCTTTCTTCTACTTCTTCAGATATTTCAAGTTCTTCTTTATCTTCAAAGCTAAGTTCTCCGTTAAAGACTGATTGAAGCTCCTGTTCATCCATCTGCTTTTTAAGTTCCGTATCTTTAAGTTCTCTAAAGGTCTTTGGAAAATCCTCTAAAATAAGTCTTTGGGCATTTAACTCCTTTAATTCCTCAAGATTGAAATATCCCCATTCAGGCTCAAATCCTAACACAAGTCCAAAGGCATCACCGCTTTCCCTATCATATTCCGTCATATACCAAGTCCAGTTAGAACGGAAAGGAATAATATATGCTGCATGAACCTCTTTATCCGCTAAAGCTACATCTTCCTGTGCGTAAAGTTCAGGTACTCTTTCAAGCATTTCATCAGTCATTAAGTTTTCAGGATTATCTTTAGAATAATATTGCGGTGCTTTTGCTTCTTCTATCTCTGACTTACTTTCTATTTTCTTTTCTTCAAGATAAAGATTTTTAGAAAGCAGCTCGTCAATATGCTTTGCCACACTTGACCAAGTAAGAAAAACATCATTACAATTATTCTTCTGTAATTTAAGTCCCTTTGCATCATGCCATTCATCACTTCCCATTGCCCCCGATACTGCATGACTTCTACCACCTATGCCATATTCGTCTTTTAAGAAATTAGCTTTTTCCTGCAAGGTATGATTTTCTTTGAAAAACTTTGTAATTCGCTCTTTTCCTCTATCGACGCCACTTCCTCTTGAAAGACTTTCAAGGACTTCATCTTCTGTAATAAAGGACTTCACTTTGGGAAGTTCTGTCAGATTGGTACTGTATTCCTTTCGTGACAACTCAAGTTCCTGTAACCTCTGATAAAGGCTGTCTACCTTGTGATAGTGAAACCTTAATACATTTCTGTTTTCTTTGTATCCCTCTAAAAACCTGCTGTATTCTTTGATTGTTTCTTTCAGATACTCAGGATTTTTTAATGCTTCAGACAATCTTTTCGTTTCTTCCGGAAAGCCTCCTCCGCTTGTTTTTAAGATTTCAAAATATCCCTGTCCTTGACCTTCTTCGCTTAAATCATGCATTAGATACCATAAGGATTCTGAAATTCTATCTCTTTCATAGTCAGGTGCTTCTAAAAGCTCTACATTTATAGCAAACTCACCACTATCAAGAAGCTCATTTATCCTACTTGCAGCATCACTCCAGCTTAAAATTTGTGTATCATCTTCTCTTGCCGAAGTCCCATACGCTAAATGAATGCCTTTATCCGAATACCAGGAAGATACTTCTCTTTCATCAATGTAAAATCCGTTTCCTCCTCTAAAGGTATCTTTGAGGTATTCTCCTAATTTTTCTGCCGTTTTTCCTTTGGAAAACTCAGCGATAACAGGAAGTCTACTTCCATCATGATTTCCTCCGTTAATAAGGACAGTATCTATATCCTTCTGAGTTAATGGAATGGTAAGCTTCATCTGTCCATACGAATTTTCGGGTAAAGAAAAAGAAGCCTTATCAGCTTCTTTTAACTCTACATTAGTATTATCTTTTAAATTTCCACTACTTCCTTGATTGTCATTTCCTTCAGAGCTGAAATCATCGCCCCATACTGCGGATTGTTCTCGCCCTCTATCTTCCAAGCTGTCATTAGTTTCGGCTTCTCTGTTCTCATAAACTCTATCGCTTGTTTCTGAATATCCATCAGGTGTCCTATTAGCTTCTTCTCCTTGTATAGATCCACTAACATCTCGAAGTGGCTCTGCTCCTCGCTCTGTGAAAGGTAAGTGAGCCTCATCACTGCGTAGATCGGATTCGGATACTCCCTTATGAAGTCCGTCTGTTCCTCCAAGCTGTTTAGCGTATTCTCCCTGATTTTCTCTATTATCTCGTCCGTACTCTCCATTTCGGAGAACTCGCCCGCTTTCATTTCTTTCCTGATCATCTCGTCGAAGTACATTTTCTTCTACCTCCTCTAATTCTTTCTTAATCTTATTATATCCTGCTTCTTTTCCTCTTAAAACTTCTTTTTGAAGCTCCAGTTCTTTGCTTTTCTGAATGGTTTCATCAATAATCTTTCCGCTAATATCCGATACGGTTTCGCCTAAGCTCATAAGGGAAATTCTATCAAACTTTGCAAAATTTTCCTTTAGAAGCTCATTATCCATAGGATAATCTAACTTAAATCTTGAAGCTACCGCATAACTCACTGAATCCCTAACAAACTTAGTAAAGGATATTCTATCTTCATCAGCTATTCTAAGCTCATTCATAAGACTGTCTATCTTTTCATCACCATAAAGTCTGCTTAAAGAAAAGATATTTTCTAAAGTGCTTTCACTTTCCTCATAGCCCTCACTTGTTATCATTTCCTTTAAGACATCCCTATGAGCTTCCTTATCAAATCTCCAAAGATTTACTTCATTGACATCCCTGTTTCTTGAAACTGTCTGCCTTATATCAAAGATATATGCCACTTTTTTGTATGTGCCATAGTCCTCTAAAATAGGGATACCTTTCTGCCCTCGCATAACGGTACGATTAAATCGTTCCCTCCAATAATCGAACTTGGCACAAGCTGTCGCTTCAGGATTTCTATCATAGATACTTAATTGACTTCTAAAGTCATATCTTTGATTGCTTCCGACAACCTTTAAGAGCTTCAGATATTCTGCTTCACTATGAAGCACATCTTGTTTTACAAGCTCCAAAATGTTATGAAAATCATTTATTCGCATTTTTACCTCCTTCTTTTTTACAAATAAAAAAGGCGGTTAGATTTTACTCTAATCACCTTTTGATTCTGTGTATTGCAACTTACTGCAACTTAATTTTTCTGCTACAAAACCTTATTGCATGGTACTTTTAAAAATCAATTACCTACTAAAAATCATGGTTCTGCAACTTACTTTTACTCGTTAAGTTCCCAATGACCATTATTTCCACTACCTACATATTGCAAATTATCTATTTCCTTCAAAGTTCTTTGTATCGTCTTTACACTTACCCCTGCACCTTCTGCAATAGCCTGTCTTGTAATTTTATTATTTAATCTTACTTGTGCTTTTATAAATTCAATCAGTTCATCTCTGCCCTGAGGGACACTGTGAGGGACATCGTGAGGGACACTGTGAGGGACATCGTGAGGGACACTGTGAGGGAC
Protein-coding regions in this window:
- a CDS encoding single-stranded DNA-binding protein is translated as MDYKTMRNQIEDMVSDNHKDFVKAVISMEKGINDESALDKLYDAYMDNDTVNLLHEEFDYMIEDLREQGQIKDLPYVREEKDNLVNIVGNIVGKVDVVERENKNGEAFKVANFSVVSKDDEGNKIYHNCSAYGEKGDIPKYFKQGDFVKLFGQIRTSIDDNGKEHSNVRILSSKLLKAKEQMKGQEEKKESVLGAIKKYQAEDKEKPKEKKEASKEAER
- a CDS encoding helicase-related protein codes for the protein MRINDFHNILELVKQDVLHSEAEYLKLLKVVGSNQRYDFRSQLSIYDRNPEATACAKFDYWRERFNRTVMRGQKGIPILEDYGTYKKVAYIFDIRQTVSRNRDVNEVNLWRFDKEAHRDVLKEMITSEGYEESESTLENIFSLSRLYGDEKIDSLMNELRIADEDRISFTKFVRDSVSYAVASRFKLDYPMDNELLKENFAKFDRISLMSLGETVSDISGKIIDETIQKSKELELQKEVLRGKEAGYNKIKKELEEVEENVLRRDDQERNESGRVLRNGEYGRDNRENQGEYAKQLGGTDGLHKGVSESDLRSDEAHLPFTERGAEPLRDVSGSIQGEEANRTPDGYSETSDRVYENREAETNDSLEDRGREQSAVWGDDFSSEGNDNQGSSGNLKDNTNVELKEADKASFSLPENSYGQMKLTIPLTQKDIDTVLINGGNHDGSRLPVIAEFSKGKTAEKLGEYLKDTFRGGNGFYIDEREVSSWYSDKGIHLAYGTSAREDDTQILSWSDAASRINELLDSGEFAINVELLEAPDYERDRISESLWYLMHDLSEEGQGQGYFEILKTSGGGFPEETKRLSEALKNPEYLKETIKEYSRFLEGYKENRNVLRFHYHKVDSLYQRLQELELSRKEYSTNLTELPKVKSFITEDEVLESLSRGSGVDRGKERITKFFKENHTLQEKANFLKDEYGIGGRSHAVSGAMGSDEWHDAKGLKLQKNNCNDVFLTWSSVAKHIDELLSKNLYLEEKKIESKSEIEEAKAPQYYSKDNPENLMTDEMLERVPELYAQEDVALADKEVHAAYIIPFRSNWTWYMTEYDRESGDAFGLVLGFEPEWGYFNLEELKELNAQRLILEDFPKTFRELKDTELKKQMDEQELQSVFNGELSFEDKEELEISEEVEERVAATPVQETLFDYLKEKEEVELNEEKGRLSDEFAVKGGDTVYFNHEEYTVREISKNQITGRYDLWLDPVRSGNHQIPIVAFTDNEDLLRQVSPERPAFIVGDEIKYKDKDYTITRFDDMGNNLKTVTVKDNMEYLGGMITGSDVIPYRLESDLERVFENLTYKKPETIAKESEIKKTEVHNFKITEETLPDKLSSSERLNNNLEAISMLSRIESGQRELDITAQEILAKYVGWGGLSEVFDESKDGQWKEARAFLKENLSPSEYEAARESTLTSFYTPKAVIDGIYKTLSGMGFKQGNILEPSMGVGNFIGNLPDEMSKSKFYGVELDSVSGRIGKLLYPESDIQVKGLEETSFSNNFFDVAIGNVPFGEYKVNDREYNRNNFLIHDYFFAKSIDKVRNGGVIAFITSSGTMDKKDESVRRYLAARAEFLGAIRLPNDTFKGVAGTEVTSDIIFLKKRDSVLERDEDWIHLAEDENGLSYNKYFVDHPEQVLGTMREVSGRFGKTLTCEPIAFLGQENNMASLKERIEIAGERISKDAKYEEVELLDDEITSIPATDDVKNFSYTLIDDEVYYRENSLFIKKEVTDKNKEKIKDYLELNAALKNVIYKQKEGFSEEEIKASQEKLNEVYDRFSNKHGFVNNLSNTRALKEDSNFPLVSSIEILDEEENFKAKGDIFSKRTITKAKVIDHVDTSLEALVLSVSEKGYVDFDYMEGLTGKDRPTLIEELRGEIYLNIREEQNFYRPLSFNPEDGDLPFACANGSNSYKYGYVTKDEYLSGNIRDKIAIVDSYLSKLRQTERELPHLGYAEDGKEKELISYEMNRLEYQKAELTKVLPKELEASEINVRLGATWIPIKDIEKFIFETLKTPGYARWDIKVKFSNLTSEWNVEGKSRDRGNDLAEMTYGTSRVNAYKLIEDALNLKETKVFDQIVNPDGSKTSVLNKKETMLAGQKQELLKEEFKNWIFNDQERRNRLVKLYNERFNSIRNREYDGSNLSFEGMNTKIDLRPHQRNAIARSLYGGNTLLAHVVGSGKTFEMVASAMESKRLGMCSKSLFVVPNHLTGQIGREFMQLYPSANIMVADKKDFEPKNRKRFIGKIATGEYDAVVIGHTQFEKIPMSKEYQEKHIQDQIDEIINYVEEYKHDRNQNFTVKQLEKTKKKLETRLEKLNDDFKKDDVITFEELGVDKLFVDEAHGFKNLYLYTKMRNVAGIGQSEAFKSSDMFMKCRYMDEMTGGKGVVFATGTPVSNSMTELYTMQRYLQYESLKKNNLEHFDSWASTFGETQSSFELSPEGTGYRVKTRFSKFYNLPELMSMFKEVADIQTADMLNLPTPEAHYEVIKTLPSEEQKEILKSLSERADDVRNRVVEPDEDNMLKITNDGKKLALDQRLINPLLPDNPDSKVNVCVKNVFAIWDKTKENKSTQLLFSDMSTPKGDGEFNIYDDIREKLVAMGIPKEEIAFIHEANSDKQKDELFAKVRKGDVRILLGSTQKMGAGTNVQNKLIALHDLDVPWRPADLEQRAGRIVRQGNENKEVNIYRYVTENTFDAYLWQTIENKQKFISQIMTSKTPVRVAEDVDESSLNYAEIKALATGDPKIKEKMDLDNEVTKLKMLEANYKSNRYRLEDKVAKNYPEEIARTEKLIEAVKKDISEVEPKAEGEEKFTSITLFGEKITDKKLAGEKLLEAISKVKINESKVVGKYRNMDLEVSYNFFTNSHNFSLNGAAKHSGELGTSADGNITRLDNALEKMPEKLKRLEEKLISTKEQLENAKEELQKPFEKADELKDKVLRLAELNKLLDMGEVEEKRNDNPLVEDVKRAIIDFCNREYEENHSYDEFDALYPDLKHIGIAYTDTPDERHGIQFELDLENYTATQYVNDVVVSHYDYVKENGSVEKALDVIKFEMENGEFNTFVSVDEEELKQAMGLEIDDEGNFYDPLSKDLDNDGIADRYDNDFKDSDYFESTYDVEDNLHTKEEATQKTGDKPSILGQIRAYQEESKTEEKQTAKEQEYVR